The following proteins are co-located in the Gemmatimonadota bacterium genome:
- a CDS encoding sulfatase-like hydrolase/transferase, with product MGKPNILMIITDQQRWDALGCVSDWLETPNMDRIAAEGVRFSNCVTNSPVCIPTRLSLATGHYPHNTGVWDNQNHTLSPDCPTWMQAVRDAGYRTSLFGKTHLHPHGGDLRDREHLMHSYGLDDVDEIGGPRASARCLSYMTAMWEEKGLWDAYKADFDERFSNKPWVTRPSTLPFEDYADVYVGQQAKKYLAGYDRDQPWFCWVSFGGPHEPWDTPEPHYSRYNPDDMPDPVAAPDDDRERPQGLLDAKQKIPFEPGEEKLLRANYAGNVTLIDDQIGEIFDVIEQRGEMDNTVVVLMSDHGEMNGDYGFIYKSNLLNGAVRVPLLIRTPETASSDVAGAVCDSPIEWFDVGPTLVELASGELNFRQFAKSACPVLEDPTREHRTEAISEYGGEIMLLNREWKIVLNREGQPYLLFNVEEDPDEVNNLAGLPEMAEVENQLRLRILDRVASSQVLSGAHFALGT from the coding sequence ATGGGCAAACCGAATATTTTGATGATTATAACTGATCAGCAGCGATGGGATGCACTGGGTTGTGTGAGCGATTGGCTGGAGACGCCCAATATGGACCGCATTGCGGCAGAGGGTGTGCGGTTTTCAAATTGTGTGACCAATTCGCCGGTGTGTATTCCAACGCGGTTGAGTCTGGCTACCGGACACTATCCGCACAATACGGGGGTGTGGGATAATCAGAACCACACACTATCGCCAGATTGTCCAACGTGGATGCAGGCGGTGCGCGATGCGGGGTATCGCACGAGTCTGTTTGGCAAGACGCATTTACATCCACACGGGGGCGATTTGAGAGATCGCGAGCATTTGATGCACAGTTATGGGCTTGATGATGTGGATGAGATTGGCGGACCAAGGGCGAGCGCGCGATGTTTGTCGTACATGACGGCGATGTGGGAAGAGAAGGGGTTGTGGGATGCGTATAAGGCAGATTTTGATGAGCGTTTTAGCAATAAACCCTGGGTGACGCGGCCATCGACATTGCCTTTTGAGGATTATGCGGATGTGTATGTGGGGCAGCAGGCGAAGAAATATCTGGCGGGATATGACCGCGATCAGCCCTGGTTTTGCTGGGTGAGTTTTGGCGGGCCACACGAACCGTGGGATACGCCGGAACCCCATTATAGCCGGTATAATCCGGATGATATGCCCGATCCGGTTGCGGCGCCAGATGATGATCGCGAGCGCCCGCAGGGTTTGTTGGACGCCAAGCAAAAGATACCGTTTGAACCGGGAGAAGAGAAATTGTTGCGCGCAAATTACGCGGGCAATGTCACGTTGATCGACGATCAGATTGGCGAGATTTTTGATGTGATTGAACAGCGCGGCGAGATGGATAATACGGTTGTTGTGCTGATGTCGGATCACGGAGAGATGAATGGGGATTACGGTTTTATCTATAAGAGCAATCTCTTAAATGGCGCGGTGCGGGTTCCCCTGCTGATTCGCACGCCTGAGACGGCGAGTAGCGATGTTGCTGGGGCTGTGTGTGATAGTCCGATTGAGTGGTTTGATGTGGGACCGACGCTGGTCGAGCTAGCAAGCGGTGAACTGAATTTCAGGCAGTTTGCCAAATCGGCCTGTCCCGTTCTTGAAGATCCAACGCGAGAACATCGCACAGAAGCGATATCGGAATACGGCGGGGAAATTATGTTGTTGAATCGCGAATGGAAGATTGTGCTGAATCGCGAGGGACAGCCCTATTTGCTTTTCAATGTGGAAGAAGATCCCGATGAGGTGAATAATCTCGCGGGTTTGCCCGAGATGGCCGAGGTTGAGAATCAATTGCGCCTGCGGATTCTCGATCGCGTGGCTTCTTCACAGGTTTTGTCAGGGGCGCATTTTGCGTTGGGGACATGA
- a CDS encoding alpha/beta fold hydrolase, with product MRQYLWIAIFLIGCGGSTTAPTPTESGLTAQHASLEPVQFQTPDGFLLFGTLFSSPNHPAPRPAVILLHPFNANHFQWADFVPELVAERGYLALAFDLRGHGNSIFRNGQTVTIQNFTIDDLNQMPLDVVAAIAFLKTRAEADPNRIGVIGTDIGANIAFVSAGLYPDIKATVSVSPDFRENQAQEILIGTNIPGFAPRNILYLAAFGDGYAYTSSQTMSELTRGVTAVIGYQGTGHGLDLLAQGNAWTTALDWLDKNL from the coding sequence ATGCGCCAATACCTGTGGATCGCAATATTTTTAATCGGATGTGGCGGCAGCACCACTGCGCCGACGCCTACTGAATCCGGCCTCACTGCCCAGCACGCGAGCCTGGAACCCGTACAATTTCAAACACCGGACGGCTTTCTGTTATTTGGCACGCTCTTTTCTTCTCCCAATCACCCCGCGCCTCGCCCTGCGGTCATCCTGCTCCATCCATTTAATGCAAACCACTTTCAGTGGGCGGACTTTGTTCCCGAACTCGTTGCCGAGCGAGGCTATCTGGCACTCGCCTTTGACCTACGCGGACATGGCAACAGCATCTTTCGCAATGGGCAAACAGTCACAATCCAGAACTTCACCATTGACGACCTCAACCAGATGCCGCTCGATGTCGTCGCTGCAATTGCATTTCTCAAAACCCGTGCAGAAGCAGACCCCAATCGCATCGGCGTCATCGGTACAGACATCGGTGCCAACATCGCCTTTGTGAGCGCGGGCCTGTATCCCGATATCAAAGCAACCGTATCCGTTTCGCCCGACTTTCGCGAAAACCAGGCTCAGGAAATTCTCATCGGCACCAATATTCCCGGTTTTGCACCCCGCAACATCCTCTATCTCGCAGCTTTTGGCGATGGATATGCCTACACCTCATCCCAAACCATGTCTGAATTGACCCGGGGAGTAACTGCCGTGATCGGCTATCAGGGGACGGGACATGGACTCGATTTACTCGCCCAGGGCAACGCGTGGACAACCGCCCTGGACTGGCTCGACAAAAATCTTTGA